Proteins encoded within one genomic window of Couchioplanes caeruleus:
- the ribH gene encoding 6,7-dimethyl-8-ribityllumazine synthase → MAGFGDPHLETVDGAGLKLGIVGSRWHADLVDHMVERAQEAAKACGVDDVVVTRVAGSVELPVVAQALAKKCDAVVALGVVIRGETAHFDYVCDAVTAGLTRVSLDERTPVAHGVLTVESLGQAKDRAGLEDSIEDKGWQSTVAVLDAVLAIRGVEKA, encoded by the coding sequence ATGGCCGGTTTCGGTGACCCGCACCTGGAGACCGTCGACGGCGCCGGGCTCAAGCTCGGCATCGTCGGCTCGCGCTGGCATGCGGACCTGGTCGACCACATGGTCGAGCGGGCGCAGGAGGCGGCGAAGGCGTGCGGCGTGGACGACGTGGTCGTGACCCGGGTGGCGGGCTCGGTGGAGTTGCCGGTGGTCGCGCAGGCCTTGGCGAAGAAGTGCGACGCGGTCGTGGCGCTCGGCGTGGTCATCCGGGGGGAGACGGCCCACTTCGACTACGTCTGCGACGCCGTGACCGCCGGGCTGACCCGGGTGTCCCTGGACGAGCGCACCCCGGTGGCGCACGGCGTGCTGACCGTGGAGAGCCTGGGCCAGGCCAAGGACCGGGCCGGGCTGGAGGACTCGATCGAGGACAAGGGCTGGCAGAGCACCGTCGCCGTGCTCGACGCCGTCCTCGCGATCCGCGGCGTCGAGAAGGCCTAG
- a CDS encoding amino acid ABC transporter ATP-binding protein yields the protein MLLSCENLRKTFGPSVVLDDLSLEVDEHQVVALIGASGSGKSTLLRCVNLLTEVDDGVIRLDGEDITDPRVNPDLVRRRIGMVFQSYNLFPHMTVLRNITLAPDKVHGRAAAEIKDQAMQWLDRVGLAGKADSYPDRLSGGQQQRVAIVRALVNGPRLLLLDEVTSALDPELVGEVLTMIRGLKDEGMTMVLATHEMGFARQVADRVVFLDGGRVLEAGPPEQVLGDPVEARTRQFLARIIEAGRL from the coding sequence ATGCTGCTGTCCTGCGAGAATCTGCGCAAGACCTTCGGGCCCTCCGTGGTCCTCGACGACCTGTCGCTGGAGGTGGACGAGCACCAGGTGGTGGCGCTGATCGGCGCCTCCGGCTCGGGCAAGTCCACCCTGCTGCGCTGCGTCAACCTACTGACCGAGGTCGACGACGGCGTCATCCGGCTTGACGGGGAGGACATCACCGACCCGCGGGTGAACCCGGACCTGGTCCGCCGCCGCATCGGCATGGTGTTCCAGTCCTACAACCTGTTCCCGCACATGACCGTGCTGCGCAACATCACGCTCGCGCCGGACAAGGTGCACGGGCGCGCGGCCGCGGAGATCAAGGACCAGGCCATGCAATGGCTGGACCGCGTGGGGCTCGCCGGCAAGGCCGACAGCTACCCGGACCGGCTCTCCGGCGGCCAGCAGCAGCGCGTCGCCATCGTCCGGGCCCTGGTCAACGGCCCACGACTGCTACTGCTCGACGAGGTCACCTCGGCGCTCGACCCGGAGCTCGTCGGCGAGGTGCTCACGATGATCCGCGGGCTCAAGGACGAGGGCATGACCATGGTGCTGGCCACCCACGAGATGGGTTTCGCCCGGCAGGTCGCCGACCGGGTCGTCTTCCTCGACGGTGGCCGGGTGCTCGAGGCCGGGCCGCCGGAGCAGGTGCTCGGCGACCCGGTCGAGGCGCGGACCCGGCAGTTCCTGGCCCGCATCATCGAGGCGGGAAGGCTCTAG
- a CDS encoding amino acid ABC transporter permease, with protein MTAELHRTGARTGPSDIRRGRIAYRRRQTIRSVLLAALSTAVVGGALALAVTGAPGWERVKASFFDWQVAKKYLPDVLAGLWLNIRLLAVCAAAALALGLLVAVLRTLRGPVFFPVRALATGYTYAFRGLPLIIVLYVCTLGVPGLRLQGMPSVLVLGGTALVITYGAYLAEVFRAGIESVHPSQLAAARSLGLTYRQTMRHVVLPQAVRRVAPPLLNDTVALQKDVGLVSLAGPIDAVRAAQIATAQDANFTPYIVAGVLFVLLALPLIGVTDWVTLRAARRQSAGS; from the coding sequence GTGACCGCCGAGCTCCACCGGACCGGCGCACGTACGGGGCCCAGCGACATCCGGCGCGGGCGGATCGCCTACCGCAGGCGGCAGACGATCCGCTCGGTGCTGCTCGCCGCGCTGTCCACGGCGGTCGTGGGCGGCGCGCTGGCCCTCGCGGTCACCGGCGCGCCGGGCTGGGAGCGGGTGAAGGCGTCGTTCTTCGACTGGCAGGTCGCGAAGAAATATCTGCCCGACGTGCTCGCCGGGCTGTGGCTCAACATCCGGCTGCTGGCCGTCTGCGCGGCCGCCGCGCTGGCGCTCGGCCTGCTGGTCGCGGTGCTGCGCACGCTGCGCGGCCCGGTCTTCTTCCCGGTACGGGCGCTGGCCACCGGATACACGTACGCGTTCCGCGGCCTCCCGCTGATCATCGTGCTGTACGTGTGCACCCTCGGCGTGCCGGGACTGCGCCTCCAGGGGATGCCGAGCGTGCTGGTGCTCGGCGGGACGGCGCTGGTGATCACGTACGGGGCGTACCTGGCCGAGGTGTTCCGGGCCGGCATCGAGTCGGTGCACCCCAGCCAGCTCGCCGCCGCGCGGTCGCTGGGGCTGACCTACCGGCAGACGATGCGCCACGTGGTACTGCCCCAGGCGGTACGCCGAGTCGCCCCGCCGCTGCTCAACGACACCGTGGCGCTGCAGAAGGACGTGGGCCTGGTGTCGCTGGCCGGTCCGATCGACGCCGTGCGCGCGGCCCAGATCGCCACCGCGCAGGATGCCAACTTCACCCCGTACATCGTGGCCGGGGTGCTCTTCGTTCTGCTCGCCCTGCCGCTCATCGGCGTGACCGACTGGGTCACGCTGCGCGCGGCCCGCCGCCAGTCCGCGGGGTCCTGA
- a CDS encoding ABC transporter substrate-binding protein, which yields MVSRNTVAALTGAAVLLALAACAPADEAPSPNGGAATATDCTSGALGTRTPGKLTIGTDIPAYEPWFSENTPGNGKGFESAVAYEVAKRLGYPAENVVWTQVTFNNAIAPGPKAFDFDINQFSITPERKKAVDFSSPYYLVRQTVITIKGSKIAGAKTIAELKDATLGAQVGTTSYKAITDVLKPTAKPQVFNNNDDAKKALENKQVDGIVVDLPTAFYMTGAELEGGVIVGQLPQVGVPEQFGLVLDLGSKLTPCVSKAVDQLRQDGTLATLEKTWLAGSAGAPELS from the coding sequence ATGGTCAGCAGAAACACCGTCGCGGCGCTGACCGGCGCCGCCGTGCTCCTCGCCCTGGCCGCGTGCGCGCCGGCGGACGAGGCCCCCTCGCCGAACGGCGGCGCGGCGACCGCCACCGACTGCACGAGCGGAGCGCTCGGCACCCGGACGCCGGGCAAGCTGACGATCGGCACCGACATCCCGGCGTACGAGCCCTGGTTCAGCGAGAACACGCCCGGCAACGGCAAGGGCTTCGAGTCGGCGGTGGCCTACGAGGTCGCCAAGCGGCTGGGCTATCCCGCGGAGAACGTGGTCTGGACGCAGGTGACGTTCAACAACGCGATCGCGCCCGGACCCAAGGCCTTCGACTTCGACATCAACCAGTTCTCGATCACGCCGGAGCGCAAGAAGGCGGTCGACTTCTCGTCGCCGTACTACCTCGTACGGCAGACCGTGATCACGATCAAGGGCTCGAAGATCGCCGGAGCGAAGACGATCGCCGAGCTCAAGGACGCCACGCTGGGCGCCCAGGTCGGCACGACCAGCTACAAGGCGATCACCGACGTGCTCAAGCCGACCGCGAAGCCGCAGGTCTTCAACAACAACGACGACGCCAAGAAGGCCCTGGAGAACAAGCAGGTCGACGGCATCGTCGTGGACCTGCCGACCGCCTTCTACATGACCGGCGCCGAACTCGAGGGCGGGGTCATCGTGGGGCAGTTGCCGCAGGTGGGCGTGCCCGAGCAGTTCGGCCTGGTGCTGGATCTGGGCTCGAAGCTGACCCCGTGCGTCAGCAAGGCGGTGGACCAGCTCCGCCAGGACGGCACCCTCGCCACGCTGGAGAAGACCTGGCTGGCCGGCTCCGCCGGGGCACCCGAGCTGTCGTGA
- a CDS encoding phosphoribosyl-ATP diphosphatase has protein sequence MKTFEELFAELQTKAAERPAGSGTVAALDAGVHFIGKKVVEEAAESWMAAEHEGPQRAAEEISQLLYQAQVLMIATGLELKDVYRHL, from the coding sequence GTGAAGACGTTCGAAGAGTTGTTCGCCGAGCTGCAGACGAAGGCGGCGGAACGGCCCGCGGGTTCGGGCACTGTCGCGGCGCTGGACGCCGGCGTGCACTTCATCGGGAAGAAGGTCGTCGAGGAGGCCGCCGAGTCCTGGATGGCCGCCGAGCACGAGGGGCCGCAGCGGGCCGCCGAGGAGATCTCGCAGCTCCTCTACCAGGCGCAGGTCCTCATGATCGCCACCGGTCTCGAGCTCAAGGACGTCTATCGACATCTCTGA